From a region of the Thermomicrobium roseum DSM 5159 genome:
- a CDS encoding DUF6062 family protein: protein MHRRAPAAYAASEIRHLLARGGCPICRAGQEAIERYLFWFFHEFYSEPSVILRYVRSRGFCPRHLTLIGERGPQWQLTAIFSWIIADILRALDAPAPPLRSRFQQLRRHVSAGDALTRVLQPDGLCLLCEVEEEAASHTALMLLDVLEYDEDVRDRYAASGGCCLPHVHRVARAAGRHHEQAIATIHRVLRDRLASLEHLCNEFFRKADYRFAHEPKGEEREAWRQALQLFGYHGRATAVFDQAPARRAEGERS from the coding sequence ATGCACCGACGCGCTCCGGCAGCATACGCCGCTAGCGAGATCCGTCACCTGCTGGCTCGAGGAGGATGCCCGATTTGTCGTGCCGGCCAGGAAGCGATCGAGCGCTACCTCTTCTGGTTCTTTCATGAATTCTATAGCGAGCCGAGCGTCATTCTCCGGTATGTCCGATCGCGCGGCTTCTGCCCGCGTCACCTCACCCTGATCGGCGAGCGTGGGCCACAGTGGCAGCTGACGGCGATCTTCAGCTGGATCATCGCCGATATCCTGCGAGCCCTCGATGCGCCAGCACCGCCCCTGCGCAGCAGGTTTCAGCAGCTGCGGCGGCACGTCTCCGCTGGCGACGCTCTCACGCGTGTCCTCCAGCCGGATGGGCTCTGCCTTCTGTGCGAGGTCGAGGAGGAGGCAGCGAGCCACACCGCGCTGATGCTGCTCGACGTCCTGGAGTACGACGAAGATGTCCGCGACCGCTATGCCGCCAGCGGCGGGTGCTGTCTCCCTCATGTCCATCGAGTGGCACGAGCCGCCGGCAGACACCACGAGCAAGCGATCGCGACGATCCACCGGGTTCTGCGCGACCGACTCGCGAGCCTGGAGCACCTCTGCAACGAATTCTTCCGCAAGGCGGACTATCGCTTTGCACACGAGCCCAAGGGTGAAGAACGAGAAGCGTGGCGGCAGGCGCTCCAACTCTTCGGCTATCATGGACGCGCGACAGCGGTCTTCGACCAAGCGCCGGCAAGGAGAGCGGAGGGCGAGCGTTCATGA
- a CDS encoding cation:proton antiporter has product MANIWATAALWIGLAFLASIISIRLGLSVALVEILVGIVAGNTLGLQTDTWINALASFGAVVLTFLAGAEIEPEALRRHLKASLAIGFAGFLAPFLGATAFTRFVAGWSWPQAWIGGLALSTTSVAVVYAVMVETGLNETDIGKLILAACFVNDLGTVLALGLLFANYDLHLVVFVVVTAVTLFLLGRVTRFVIAAWGNRVSEPEVKFLLLVLFFLGWLATIAKSEAVLPAYLVGLAIAEIFTHHRPLMLRLRTLAFALLTPWYFLKAGLYVSLPALVSSIGLIVALLLVKMVTKLLGVGPLTLVFGLERRTSAYTTLLMSTGLTFGTISALFGLNNGIIDRTQYTALVTAVIASALVPTWIAQTWFLPRTEETPRAPADTAAPLPGVETELVAERATREDG; this is encoded by the coding sequence ATGGCAAACATCTGGGCCACTGCCGCACTCTGGATCGGACTCGCATTTTTGGCGAGCATCATCTCCATTCGCCTCGGACTGTCCGTCGCACTCGTCGAGATCCTGGTCGGTATCGTCGCCGGGAATACGCTCGGCCTCCAGACCGATACCTGGATCAATGCGCTCGCCAGTTTTGGGGCGGTCGTCCTCACCTTCCTCGCCGGGGCGGAGATCGAGCCGGAAGCCCTGCGCCGGCACCTCAAGGCGAGTCTCGCGATCGGCTTCGCTGGATTCCTCGCGCCGTTTCTCGGTGCCACCGCCTTCACACGCTTCGTCGCGGGTTGGAGCTGGCCACAAGCCTGGATCGGTGGCCTCGCTCTCTCCACCACTTCGGTCGCCGTCGTCTATGCGGTGATGGTGGAAACCGGACTGAACGAGACCGACATCGGCAAGTTGATCCTGGCCGCCTGCTTCGTCAACGACTTGGGCACGGTTCTCGCATTGGGGCTTCTCTTTGCGAACTATGACCTGCACCTCGTGGTTTTCGTCGTCGTCACGGCAGTCACGCTCTTCCTGCTCGGGCGAGTGACACGATTCGTGATCGCAGCGTGGGGAAACCGCGTCAGCGAGCCAGAAGTCAAATTCCTGCTCCTGGTACTCTTCTTCCTCGGTTGGCTGGCGACGATCGCCAAGAGCGAAGCTGTTCTGCCAGCGTACTTGGTCGGCCTGGCCATCGCTGAGATTTTCACGCATCATCGCCCACTCATGCTGCGCCTGCGTACCCTGGCCTTCGCTCTGCTCACGCCATGGTACTTCCTCAAGGCAGGCTTGTACGTTTCCCTGCCAGCGCTCGTCAGCAGTATCGGGTTGATCGTCGCGCTGCTCTTGGTCAAGATGGTCACGAAGCTTCTCGGAGTCGGACCCTTGACGCTCGTCTTCGGGCTCGAGCGGCGCACGAGCGCCTATACCACCCTGCTGATGTCGACAGGCCTGACTTTTGGTACTATTTCCGCACTCTTCGGCCTCAACAACGGCATCATCGACCGCACCCAGTACACTGCACTGGTGACCGCGGTGATCGCCTCCGCGTTGGTACCCACGTGGATCGCACAGACCTGGTTCCTGCCACGCACCGAGGAGACGCCGCGCGCCCCGGCCGACACCGCGGCACCTCTGCCTGGAGTGGAGACGGAACTCGTCGCCGAGCGAGCGACACGAGAGGACGGTTGA
- a CDS encoding universal stress protein: MYRKILVGFDGSPGAQAALRHAIELARLFGAELWSLSVIEIPQWGTATIAEIDEQRRIVEQELSTLQEAAHQQATEFGVELHTVTRIGHPAQLLVQEAQRGAFDLLVIGHSGRSGVWGVFLGTTADKVVRHAPCSVLVVRW; the protein is encoded by the coding sequence ATGTACCGCAAAATTCTCGTCGGATTCGATGGTTCACCAGGGGCACAGGCGGCCCTGCGCCACGCCATCGAGCTGGCGCGCCTGTTCGGGGCTGAATTATGGAGCCTCTCCGTCATCGAGATTCCGCAGTGGGGAACGGCAACCATCGCGGAGATCGACGAACAGCGTCGCATCGTCGAACAAGAGTTGAGCACCCTGCAAGAGGCAGCGCACCAGCAGGCAACGGAATTCGGGGTGGAACTGCACACGGTGACTCGTATCGGGCATCCTGCCCAACTGCTCGTCCAAGAAGCGCAGCGCGGCGCGTTCGATTTGCTGGTGATCGGGCACAGCGGCCGCTCCGGGGTCTGGGGGGTCTTCCTCGGCACGACTGCCGATAAGGTGGTGCGCCACGCTCCATGCAGCGTTTTGGTCGTCCGATGGTAG